ccccatcgctatgcagcagaaaccttgtgactcccttttagactgtgagcccactgttgggtagggatcgtctctatatgttgccgacttggacttcccaagcgcttagtacagtgctctgcacacagtaagcgctcaataaatacgattgatgatgatgactcccaggcccgtgccctaaccccatgcagcagacaaatggcagcaaaccttgtgactcccaggcccgtaccccatccctatgcagcagaaaccttgtgactcccttttagactgtgagcccactgttgggtagggaccgtctctatatgttgccaacttggacttcccaagcgcttagtccagtgctctgcacacagtaagcgctcaataaatacgattgatgatgatcatcgagCAAGCTACTTCGTCGGCCTTTGAGTCAGGCAGCGCCCCGGCCAGCCCCGGAGCAGGCGAGGACCTCGGCAAGAAggcaagatggcggcggcggccgccaCCCGGCAGGTCTGCGGCCTGCTCGGGCGGCGCCCCGCGCTTTCCACGCCGGCTTCCCGTTATTATAAGGTCCGACCGGTCCCCAACCGCCCGCGCCGGCCCTATTTCCCGGACCCGGAGGATCCTCTCGCCCCGAGATGGCAGCTGACTCCCAAATACGCGGCGAAGCAGTACGGGCGGTTCGGGGCCGCCTCAGGGGTCGATCCGGCCGGCTTGTGGCCGACGCCCCAACGACTGAGGGAGGTGGAGGACGAGGAGCGACAGTGGCACCCGGACCTCCAGACCATGCAGGACTCCTTGCGAGAGAAGGAGCGACTCCAGGAGGAGAAGCGGCTGGCCAGGTAGCGAGGGCGGCCCCCGAACCgacttcttattaataataacaataataatggtatttgttaagcgcttactatgtgccaggcactgttctaagcgctgggggagagacaagatcatcaggttcgcTCGCCGTCttaagagaagccgcgtggctcagtggaaagagcacgggttccaatcccggccccaccgcttgtcagctgtgtgactttgggcttcatcatcatcatcaatcgtattttttgggtgcttactatgtgcagagcactgtactaagcgcttgggaagtacaaattggcaacatctagaggcagtccctacccaacagtgggctcacagtctaaaagggggagacggagaacaaaaccaaacatactcacaaaataaaatagaatagatgtgtacaagtaaaataaatagagtaataaatatgtacaaacatatgcatatatacaggtgctgtggggaagggaaggaggtaagatgggggggatggagagggggacgagggggagaggaaggaaggggctcagtctgcgaaggcctcctggaggaggtgagctctcagcagggccttgaagggaggaagagagcttcacttctctgggcctcagttacctcatctggaaaatggggattaagaccgggagcccccacgtgggacaacctgatcgccttgtaacctccccggtgcttagaacagtgctttgcacatggtaagcacgtaataaatgccattattattattattattctctgtgccatctgtaaaatgggcattaagactgtgagccccacgtgggacaacctgatcaccatgtaacctccccggtgcttagaacagtgctttgcacatagtaagcacgtaataaatgccattattattattattctctgtgccatctgtaaaatggggattaagactgtgagccccacgtgggacaacctgatcaccttgtaacctccccggtgcttagaacagtgctttgcacatggtaagcacgtaataaatgccattattattattccctgtgccatctgtaaaatggggattaagactgtgagccccacgtgggacaacctgatcaccttgtagcctccccagtgcttaaaacagtactttgcacatagtaagcacttaataaatgccattattattgttattattattattctctgtgccatctgtaaaatggggattaagactgagccccacgtgggacaacctgatcactttgtaacctccccagcgcttagaacagtgctgggcatatagtaagcgcttaataaatgccattattataatccccattttccgtatgagggaacgaggcacaaagaagttgtgacttgaccaaggttattGTTCTGGTacttggtaataaaaataatgatgatgatatttgttaagcacttactatgtgccaagcacagttctaagcaccagggtagatacaacgttatcgggttgtcccacttggggtgcacagtcttcatccctctttcacagatgaggtaactgaggcccagagaagttaagtgacttgcccaaggtcacacagttgataagcggcggagcggggattagaacccacgacctctgactcccaagccggggctctttccactaaaccatgctgcagcacttcctctgtgccaaggcactgtactaagcgctggggtcgatacaagctaatcgggttggacacagtccttggctcacagtagggaagcagtgtggcttagtggaaagagtccgggcttgggagtcagaggacatgcgttctaatcccagccctgccacttgtctgctgtgtggccttgggccagccacttaacttctctgggcctcagttacctcatctggaaaatggggattaaaagtgtgagccccacatgggacaacctgattaccccgtatctaccccagcgcttagaatgatggttggcacatagtaagcgcttaacaaatactgttattattattaataataaagttaaagatacatacataagtgtttcTCAACTtaaagttctgggtccccttttattctccatcttcaccccctcccgtggagaactcattcgctcccatggcttcaactaccacctctatgcgatgatacccaagtctacatctccaactctgatctctctccttctctgcagtctcacatttcctcctgccttcaagacatctctacttgtcctcccatctcaagcttaacatgtccaaaacagaacttcttatctttccacccaaaccctgtcctccccgtgactttcccatcactgtagatggcaccaccatccttcctgtctcagaagtccataaccttggtgttacacttgacttctctctcattcaacccacatattcaatccaccactaaatcctgtcaattccaccttcacaacaccactaaaatccgccctttcctctccatccaaactgctaccacattaatacactcACTCACCGTATCCATTCACCCT
This sequence is a window from Tachyglossus aculeatus isolate mTacAcu1 chromosome X2, mTacAcu1.pri, whole genome shotgun sequence. Protein-coding genes within it:
- the GADD45GIP1 gene encoding growth arrest and DNA damage-inducible proteins-interacting protein 1 yields the protein MAAAAATRQVCGLLGRRPALSTPASRYYKVRPVPNRPRRPYFPDPEDPLAPRWQLTPKYAAKQYGRFGAASGVDPAGLWPTPQRLREVEDEERQWHPDLQTMQDSLREKERLQEEKRLARENLIKANMAKMPQMIADWRREKQERWEKAQADKLRRGRLLAEAREQLGYNVDPRSTKFQELVRDLEKKQRKQLKEQKQQQKLEARAVALQAAAAASPE